The Vibrio nitrifigilis genome window below encodes:
- the hflX gene encoding ribosome rescue GTPase HflX, translated as MFDRYEAGERAVLVHINFTQEGEWEDLSECEMLVSSAGVEVMQVVTGSRQSPHPKYYVGEGKAQEIADAVHRTASDVVIFNHALSPAQERNLEMLCQCRVIDRTGLILDIFAQRARTHEGKLQVELAQLRHLSTRLVRGWTHLERQKGGIGLRGPGETQLETDRRLLRERIKAILRRLDKVAKQREQGRRARNRAEIPTLSLVGYTNAGKSTLFNRITEAGVYAADQLFATLDPTLRKIELDEIGPAILADTVGFIRHLPHDLVAAFKATLQETQEADILLHVVDASDDRFRENIEAVNDVLVEIEANEVPTLLVMNKIDSLDHQQPRIERDDEGVPKAVYVSAMAGDGIDLLFDALSERLAKQMVQYDLKIPPQHQGRIRSTFFEMNSIKTEEYDPEGNLLITVRMQQADWSRLEKREQAVLSDFIVT; from the coding sequence TTGTTTGACCGTTATGAAGCCGGGGAGCGAGCCGTACTTGTTCATATCAACTTCACGCAAGAGGGTGAATGGGAAGATCTTAGCGAATGTGAAATGCTAGTTTCTTCTGCCGGAGTAGAAGTGATGCAGGTTGTTACCGGTAGTCGCCAATCTCCGCACCCTAAGTATTATGTTGGTGAAGGTAAAGCCCAAGAAATCGCAGATGCAGTGCACCGTACTGCATCTGATGTTGTTATCTTTAACCACGCACTATCTCCCGCTCAAGAACGTAACTTAGAAATGTTATGTCAATGTCGAGTGATTGACCGTACAGGTCTAATCCTTGATATTTTCGCCCAGCGCGCACGAACTCACGAAGGTAAATTACAAGTTGAATTGGCTCAATTACGCCATTTATCGACTCGCCTTGTCCGTGGTTGGACGCACTTGGAGCGTCAGAAAGGTGGTATTGGTTTGCGTGGTCCGGGTGAAACCCAGTTAGAAACTGACCGACGTTTACTGCGTGAACGTATAAAAGCTATCTTACGTCGTTTAGACAAGGTAGCAAAGCAACGAGAACAAGGGCGTCGAGCACGAAACCGAGCAGAGATCCCTACGCTTTCGTTAGTGGGATACACCAACGCCGGTAAATCGACTTTATTTAACCGTATCACAGAGGCTGGGGTATATGCAGCAGACCAACTGTTTGCCACATTGGACCCGACGCTACGTAAAATTGAGTTGGATGAAATAGGTCCAGCTATTTTGGCTGATACGGTAGGTTTTATTCGACATCTACCCCATGATCTTGTCGCGGCTTTTAAAGCTACGTTACAAGAAACGCAAGAAGCTGACATTTTGTTACATGTTGTTGATGCCAGTGATGACCGCTTTCGTGAGAACATAGAAGCGGTAAATGATGTACTAGTAGAGATTGAAGCGAATGAAGTTCCAACTTTATTAGTCATGAATAAAATTGATAGTTTAGATCACCAACAGCCACGTATTGAACGTGATGATGAAGGTGTGCCAAAAGCCGTGTACGTATCTGCCATGGCCGGTGATGGCATTGATTTGCTGTTCGATGCATTGAGCGAACGTTTAGCAAAACAAATGGTTCAATATGACTTGAAGATACCGCCGCAACATCAAGGGCGTATCCGTAGCACTTTCTTCGAAATGAACTCGATTAAAACAGAAGAATATGATCCAGAAGGCAATTTGTTAATTACAGTTCGTATGCAACAGGCAGATTGGTCTAGACTAGAGAAAAGAGAACAGGCAGTTTTATCTGACTTTATAGTTACTTAA
- the hflK gene encoding FtsH protease activity modulator HflK — protein MAWNEPGNNNGNNGGRDNDPWGNNNRGNNGGREQGPPDLDEVFNKLSQKLGGKFGKKGSGKGPSFSNGGAVGIGVIALIAVLIWFFAGFYTIGEAERGVVLRLGKYDRIVDPGLNWRPRFVDQVTPVNVQAIRSLRASGLMLTKDENVVTVSMDVQYRVSDPYKYLFVVTNADDSLRQATDSALRAVIGDSLMDSILTSGRQQIRQTTQETLNDIIDTYGMGITIVDVNFQSARPPEQVKDAFDDAIAAREDEERFIREAEAYKNEILPKATGRAERLKKEAQGYSERVVNGAIGQVAQFEQLLPEYEAAPKVTRERLYLDAMEKVYSSTSKVMVDSKSSGNMLYLPIDKIMENAGKPTTKKTDNTDSTSVYDQIKAESQHSDSKKNASDSASRSNDTRQGRY, from the coding sequence ATGGCGTGGAATGAGCCTGGTAATAACAACGGCAACAATGGTGGCCGCGATAATGACCCATGGGGTAACAATAATCGTGGTAACAACGGTGGCCGTGAACAAGGTCCTCCAGATTTAGACGAAGTGTTCAATAAGCTAAGTCAAAAGCTCGGGGGCAAGTTTGGTAAGAAGGGGAGCGGTAAAGGACCTTCGTTTTCTAATGGCGGAGCAGTCGGTATCGGTGTCATCGCTCTTATCGCTGTCCTCATTTGGTTCTTTGCTGGCTTTTATACCATCGGTGAAGCTGAACGTGGGGTTGTCCTGCGGCTCGGTAAATACGATCGTATTGTCGATCCTGGTCTAAACTGGCGTCCGCGCTTTGTTGATCAAGTGACTCCAGTTAACGTTCAGGCAATTCGTTCTCTTCGTGCATCAGGACTGATGTTAACAAAAGATGAGAATGTTGTGACCGTTTCTATGGATGTTCAGTATCGAGTTTCGGATCCTTACAAATACTTATTTGTTGTGACCAATGCTGACGATAGTTTGCGTCAGGCAACTGATTCTGCGCTGCGTGCAGTGATTGGTGACTCATTGATGGATAGTATCTTGACGAGTGGACGTCAACAGATTCGTCAAACCACTCAAGAGACACTCAACGATATTATCGATACTTATGGTATGGGTATCACGATAGTTGATGTGAACTTCCAATCAGCACGTCCACCTGAGCAGGTGAAAGATGCGTTTGATGATGCTATTGCTGCTCGAGAAGATGAAGAACGCTTTATTCGTGAAGCTGAAGCATACAAAAATGAGATCTTACCTAAGGCAACCGGTCGTGCAGAACGTTTGAAGAAGGAAGCTCAGGGTTACAGCGAACGTGTTGTTAATGGCGCTATTGGTCAGGTTGCTCAGTTTGAACAATTGCTTCCTGAATATGAAGCTGCACCTAAAGTTACTCGCGAACGTCTATACCTAGACGCGATGGAAAAAGTGTACTCAAGTACTTCTAAAGTCATGGTCGACTCTAAATCGAGTGGTAACATGTTGTACTTACCAATTGATAAGATCATGGAAAATGCGGGCAAACCAACAACGAAGAAAACGGATAACACCGATTCAACGTCTGTTTATGACCAAATAAAAGCTGAGTCACAACACTCTGATAGTAAGAAGAATGCGTCAGATTCCGCATCTCGTAGTAACGATACACGTCAAGGGAGATACTAA
- the hflC gene encoding protease modulator HflC encodes MRKLLIPAVVVVLALLLMSMFVIPEGERGIVIRFGKVLKENESSVAQIYNPGLHFKLPLFDRVKTLDARIQTMDGRADRFVTAEKKDVIIDSYVKWRIQDFGRYYLATGGGNALTAEALLERKVTDVLRSEIGAREIKQIVSGPRNDDVLPASSDADVVTTEAAKEALEVDGQRDQIMADVLTDTRKSAAKDLGVYVVDFRMKKINLPDEISESIYRRMRAERESVARKHRSQGREKAEVIRAQAELEVSTILAEADKTARVTRGEADAKAAKIYAKAYNEDPEFFTFLRSLQAYEKSFNDKNDVLVLDPSSDFFKYMKDPKGATAK; translated from the coding sequence ATGCGTAAATTACTTATCCCTGCAGTTGTCGTTGTTTTAGCGTTGCTGTTAATGTCGATGTTCGTTATTCCAGAAGGTGAACGAGGCATTGTGATTCGATTCGGTAAAGTGCTTAAAGAAAATGAAAGTTCAGTCGCGCAAATTTATAATCCTGGACTTCATTTTAAATTACCTTTGTTCGATCGAGTGAAAACACTAGATGCTCGTATTCAAACAATGGATGGTAGAGCAGACCGCTTTGTTACGGCAGAGAAAAAAGATGTCATCATCGATTCTTACGTAAAATGGCGTATCCAAGACTTTGGTCGTTATTACCTAGCAACAGGCGGCGGTAATGCATTAACTGCAGAAGCGTTGCTTGAACGTAAGGTAACGGACGTATTACGTTCTGAAATTGGTGCTCGTGAAATTAAGCAGATTGTTTCAGGTCCTCGTAATGATGATGTGCTTCCTGCAAGTTCAGATGCTGACGTAGTGACAACTGAAGCAGCAAAAGAAGCATTAGAGGTTGATGGTCAGCGTGATCAAATCATGGCTGATGTACTGACTGACACTCGTAAGAGTGCTGCAAAAGATTTAGGTGTATATGTTGTTGATTTCCGTATGAAGAAAATCAACCTACCTGATGAAATCAGTGAATCAATCTATCGTCGTATGAGAGCTGAACGTGAATCCGTTGCACGTAAGCACCGTTCACAAGGCCGTGAAAAAGCGGAAGTGATACGTGCTCAAGCAGAACTTGAAGTATCGACGATCTTAGCTGAGGCGGATAAAACTGCTCGAGTTACTCGCGGTGAAGCAGATGCTAAAGCGGCAAAAATTTATGCCAAAGCTTACAATGAAGACCCAGAGTTCTTTACGTTCTTGCGTTCGCTTCAGGCGTACGAAAAATCGTTTAATGATAAGAATGATGTGTTAGTACTTGATCCAAGTAGTGATTTCTTCAAATACATGAAGGATCCGAAAGGCGCTACTGCGAAATAG
- a CDS encoding DUF2065 domain-containing protein: MATTIFGVLGVVLIIEGLGPLIAPNGWRQMIAQISQQSDHQLRRMGGCLVVAGIVIAHFFL, from the coding sequence ATGGCAACAACCATCTTTGGGGTTTTAGGTGTCGTGTTAATTATTGAAGGGCTAGGACCATTAATTGCGCCCAACGGTTGGCGTCAAATGATTGCTCAAATTAGCCAACAATCCGATCATCAACTACGTCGTATGGGCGGGTGTTTAGTGGTTGCCGGTATCGTGATTGCCCACTTTTTCCTGTAA
- a CDS encoding SlyX family protein: MKDEQITKLEQRIDDLECQMAFQEQTISDLNDALTQQQLLITKMQDQMKYMVGKIKSMSTSNLADPSEETPPPHY; this comes from the coding sequence ATGAAAGACGAACAGATAACTAAACTAGAACAACGTATCGATGATTTGGAATGCCAAATGGCCTTTCAAGAGCAAACGATTAGCGATCTTAACGATGCTTTGACTCAACAACAGTTACTCATCACCAAAATGCAAGATCAGATGAAGTACATGGTTGGTAAAATTAAGTCGATGAGCACCTCGAACTTGGCGGATCCATCTGAAGAGACTCCTCCACCCCATTACTAA
- a CDS encoding WD40 repeat domain-containing protein, with product MKQLISHFILYLFVIVTLNGCFFTSHSVEEWDLEPNGSTAFGLSRDGRFALIYSKEHQLLLWDLTQRKQLADLGAQDQEATTVTNIRISDNDRYAITASQINFAVWDLGMTQAKGLWSISDGLIRDVDISSDGQQVLLGLSNGKAIYVDLVTGRRLEFLAHREKVNTVALSPNGHYALTGGNDHNAFLWDTHTGQIILTFEHEHRVNRVALQRDGLYAFTSDDGKDAYIWNLKTGKKQAQLKSFSRQLIFSSARFSDDGRYLITGTPSSRVEIWNTQTGKRLDSFDTKPRKDARPPRAVVYDAAIDKQQRIISATSAGIAEAWQFEE from the coding sequence TTGAAACAGTTAATTTCTCATTTCATCCTGTATCTGTTTGTCATAGTGACGTTAAATGGATGCTTTTTCACAAGCCACTCTGTCGAAGAGTGGGATCTTGAACCCAATGGTTCGACGGCTTTTGGTCTAAGTCGTGATGGCCGTTTTGCTCTTATTTATTCAAAAGAACATCAGCTATTACTGTGGGATCTTACCCAACGTAAACAGCTAGCCGATTTAGGTGCTCAAGACCAAGAAGCAACCACTGTAACCAATATCCGCATTTCTGATAATGATCGCTATGCCATCACAGCCTCCCAAATCAACTTTGCTGTTTGGGACTTAGGAATGACACAAGCCAAAGGACTTTGGTCTATCTCAGATGGCCTAATTCGTGACGTTGATATCTCAAGTGATGGTCAACAAGTCTTACTCGGTTTGTCCAATGGAAAAGCAATCTACGTCGACTTAGTCACCGGGCGCCGCTTAGAGTTCCTTGCTCACCGCGAAAAAGTGAATACTGTCGCTCTATCTCCCAACGGTCACTATGCCTTAACCGGTGGTAACGACCATAATGCGTTCTTATGGGATACCCACACCGGCCAGATCATATTAACCTTTGAACATGAACACAGAGTGAATAGAGTCGCATTGCAGCGTGACGGTTTATATGCCTTCACCTCAGATGATGGTAAAGATGCCTATATCTGGAATTTAAAAACAGGAAAGAAACAAGCTCAATTGAAAAGCTTTTCCCGTCAACTTATTTTCAGCTCAGCTCGTTTTTCTGATGATGGTCGTTACTTAATCACTGGTACACCGTCAAGTCGAGTCGAAATTTGGAATACGCAAACAGGAAAACGCCTCGATAGTTTCGACACAAAACCGAGAAAAGATGCGCGCCCACCAAGGGCGGTAGTGTATGATGCGGCTATTGATAAACAGCAACGCATTATCTCAGCAACATCAGCAGGTATAGCCGAAGCTTGGCAGTTTGAAGAGTAA
- the fkpA gene encoding FKBP-type peptidyl-prolyl cis-trans isomerase, which translates to MKSLFKVSLLAATVMLAAGCQQDEQKKSDTKPAAEQSQGAVNFKSDDDKAAYAIGVSFANYLSSSLEKPKEIGVELNKDIVLQGIEDTFAGKAGMKDDETRKVLKDLDKRVAEKMKKKQADEAAANQKKGDDYRAKFAKEDGVKTTKSGLMYKVLTPGKGASPKATDTVQVQYKGTLIDGTKFDSSYDRGEPATFPLNRVIPGWTEGVQLMKPGAKYEFVIPPKLAYGKQATPKIPADSTLVFEVELLKVNPKPEHKAAVPSTKK; encoded by the coding sequence ATGAAATCATTATTTAAAGTGTCACTGCTTGCCGCTACCGTTATGTTAGCAGCTGGCTGCCAGCAAGATGAACAAAAAAAATCGGACACTAAACCAGCTGCTGAGCAATCGCAAGGTGCAGTTAACTTTAAATCAGACGATGATAAAGCGGCATACGCTATCGGTGTTTCTTTTGCTAACTACCTATCTTCTAGCTTAGAAAAACCAAAAGAGATTGGTGTTGAGCTTAACAAAGATATCGTTCTGCAAGGTATCGAAGATACATTCGCTGGTAAAGCGGGCATGAAAGATGATGAGACACGTAAAGTGCTTAAAGATCTGGATAAGCGCGTTGCTGAAAAAATGAAGAAAAAGCAAGCGGATGAAGCAGCAGCTAACCAGAAGAAAGGTGATGACTACCGTGCTAAGTTTGCAAAAGAAGACGGCGTGAAAACGACTAAATCTGGTTTGATGTATAAAGTTCTGACACCAGGTAAAGGCGCATCACCTAAAGCAACGGATACCGTTCAAGTTCAATACAAAGGTACTTTGATTGACGGAACGAAATTTGATAGCTCTTATGACCGTGGTGAGCCAGCTACTTTCCCGCTAAATCGCGTGATCCCTGGTTGGACTGAAGGTGTTCAACTAATGAAACCAGGCGCTAAATATGAGTTTGTGATTCCGCCAAAATTGGCTTATGGCAAACAAGCAACACCAAAAATTCCAGCAGATTCTACGTTGGTGTTTGAAGTGGAGTTACTTAAAGTCAACCCTAAGCCAGAGCACAAAGCAGCAGTACCAAGTACTAAAAAATAA